One stretch of Candida orthopsilosis Co 90-125, chromosome 3 draft sequence DNA includes these proteins:
- a CDS encoding Pre9 alpha3 (C9) subunit of the 20S proteasome produces MSRRYDSRTTIFSPEGRLYQVEYAQEAISMAGTALGIASSEGVVLACEKKVTSKLLDDDGSAEKLYIINDQLICAVAGMTSDASILVNNARVQSQQYLKTYNEEIPCEILIKRVANIKQGYTQHGGLRPFGVSFLYAGWDDRYQYQLYTSNPSGNFSGWKATSIGANNAAAQTLLKKDYKDDLTLKDACELAIKVLSKTMDASNLNSEKLEFATLSLGKEGKVLRKIWSDKDIDALIEASGVLNDKPNDDDD; encoded by the coding sequence ATGTCGAGAAGATACGATTCAAGAACAACTATATTCTCACCTGAGGGAAGATTATATCAGGTCGAATATGCACAAGAAGCCATATCAATGGCAGGAACTGCATTGGGGATAGCCTCCAGCGAAGGTGTTGTATTAGCATGTGAAAAGAAAGTAACGTCAAAGCtattggatgatgatggaagTGCAGAAAAGTTGTACATAATAAATgaccaattgatttgtgCTGTTGCTGGTATGACTTCCGATGCCTCGATATTGGTTAATAATGCCAGAGttcaatcacaacaatACTTGAAAACTTACAATGAAGAAATCCCTTGTGAAATTTTAATCAAGAGGGTGGCAAACATCAAACAAGGCTATACACAACATGGTGGGTTGAGACCTTTCGGTGTTAGTTTCCTATATGCTGGTTGGGACGACAgatatcaatatcaattgtACACCTCCAACCCTTCAGGAAATTTTAGTGGCTGGAAAGCCACCAGCATTGGTGCAAACAACGCGGCTGCGCAAACTTTATTAAAGAAAGATTACAAGGACGATTTGACTTTGAAGGACGCATGTGAATTGGCCATCAAAGTGTTATCAAAGACGATGGATGCATCAAATCTCAATAGTGAAAAGCTAGAATTTGCTACATTAAGCTTGGGCAAAGAAGGCAAAGTTTTGCGCAAGATTTGGAGTGATAAAGATATTGATGCTTTGATTGAGGCAAGCGGAGTCTTGAATGATAAACCaaatgatgacgatgattGA
- a CDS encoding Cym1 protein (S. cerevisiae homolog CYM1 has metalloendopeptidase activity, has role in proteolysis involved in cellular protein catabolic process and localizes to mitochondrial intermembrane space), whose protein sequence is MLRRNLRRNLSQVFSRRYASRNATALQKYPVSSKHHGFEIIKTTTIPEFSLTAVLLKHEASGAQHLHLDSANDNNNVFSIAFKTNPPDATGVPHILEHTTLCGSKKYPVRDPFFKMTNRSLSNFMNAMTGHDYTFYPFATTNPKDFENLMDVYLSSVLEPLLNYNDFIQEGWRLENSVLENIKSNLEFKGVVYNEMKGQYSNSMYYFYIKFLESVYPTLNNSGGDPTKMIKLTYKELVDFHSRNYHPSNAKTFTYGDLPLEGHLRRLDEYFRGFDRRTVSSDVKEPVFVTDPKQVYEVTVPGPFDSMVNKDISEQYNASITWYLGDPLDPSMYYNLFKWKVLASLLFDGHNSPLYQELIESGFSEDFSANTGLDSTSALFSITIGLNYLNKEKVKDLESVIIKVIKDNVIPKLKENDASYNDRVEALLHQIELGFKRHKPEFGFSLLSSLVPSWVNGADPLKVLTVEEILTKFKKEYSERELAMFEEILNDTLLNDATKKFKFTMEPKQGFSKELGQIETDNLESKIRDLTENDRKQIYERNIDLAKSQMEEQNADVLPSLTVEDISKKGTFYDIAITRANNKDISERIVDTNGLVYVNALKEMPFLSTKYYKYLPLFNSCLTNLAGTTETSITDLETKIQLVTGGISFSHKISPDPYNINSMKLHYSLGGVALKENAANIYQLWREILQDTRFSDDDDVLDKLNTLIKNMGQNQINAVADSGHSYACGVSNSKITPAKYIREVTGGLDQVQFVMEMNRNLESKGKDYLRDEVLPILRSVKEAILQGDFKYRVVGDLETVKENETLIGKFDEQISSSTTIPPTTDGLDSLLESFKYNHASEKQLVNLPFQVGYSCLAKKGTSFSSKEGAALQILSQLYTFKNLHSKIREANGAYGGGLTYDGLGGTLDFYSYRDPNPIKSIRTFEESFAYGLDAQWTEKDLTEAKLRVFQSIDAPINIASQGATQFFEGINDDLRQERRENFLSTTIQDLQHVTQNYLVNNPDNFATVIGDKELFKVDNSWNIKNLKL, encoded by the coding sequence ATGTTGAGGCGCAATCTAAGGCGAAATTTGAGTCAGGTATTTTCCCGTCGCTACGCCTCGAGAAATGCTACAGCTTTGCAGAAATACCCGGTCAGTTCGAAACATCatggatttgaaatcatcaagacCACGACAATACCAGAATTTTCCTTAACTGCTGTATTATTGAAACATGAAGCTAGTGGAGCACAACATTTGCATTTGGATTCCGCCaatgacaacaacaatgttttttcaatagcttTCAAGACAAACCCACCAGATGCTACCGGAGTCCCTCATATATTAGAACATACAACCTTGTGTGGTTCGAAAAAGTACCCAGTTAGAGAcccatttttcaaaatgacCAATCGAAGTTTAAGTAATTTCATGAATGCAATGACGGGCCATGATTATACATTTTACCCTTTTGCAACGACAAATCCCAaggattttgaaaatttaatGGACGTGTATCTTTCATCGGTCCTTGAGCCGTTGTTGAACTACAATGATTTTATACAAGAGGGATGGAGACTAGAAAACTCTGTTTTagaaaatatcaaaagtaATCTTGAATTCAAAGGAGTTGTTTATAACGAAATGAAAGGACAATACTCGAATTCAATGTACTATTTTTACATCAAATTCTTGGAATCGGTATATCCGACATTGAACAACTCCGGGGGAGATCCAACAAAGATGATCAAACTAACATATAAAGAACTAGTTGATTTCCACAGCCGCAATTACCATCCATCGAATGCAAAAACATTCACTTATGGAGATTTGCCATTAGAGGGCCACTTGCGTCGACTTGACGAGTATTTTAGAGGATTTGATAGGAGAACAGTGAGCTCAGATGTCAAGGAACCTGTCTTTGTAACGGATCCAAAACAAGTTTACGAGGTGACAGTACCAGGCccatttgattcaatggTCAACAAAGACATATCGGAACAATATAATGCATCAATCACTTGGTACTTGGGTGACCCGTTGGATCCACTGATGTAttacaatttgttcaaatggaAAGTTCTCGCTTCCTTGTTATTCGATGGCCACAATTCACCACTTTATCAAGAGTTAATTGAGAGTGGGTTTTCCGAAGATTTTTCTGCAAACACGGGATTGGACTCCACATCAGCTCTTTTTTCGATCACAATTGGTCTCAACTATTTGAACAAGGAAAAGGtcaaagatttggaatcaGTAATCATTAAAGTTATCAAAGATAACGTTATaccaaagttgaaagagAATGACGCATCATACAATGATAGGGTTGAGGCATTGTTGCACCAAATTGAGTTGGGATTCAAGAGGCACAAGCCCGAGTTTGGGTTTAGTTTGTTGAGTTCGCTTGTTCCATCTTGGGTAAATGGTGCAGATCCGTTGAAGGTCCTTACCGTTGAGGAAATTTTGACTAAATTCAAGAAAGAATATTCAGAAAGAGAATTGGCCATGTTTGAAGAGATCTTGAATGAcacattgttgaatgatgcAACTAAAAAGTTCAAATTCACTATGGAACCAAAACAgggtttttcaaaagaattgggCCAAATAGAGACTGACAATCTAGAGAGCAAGATCCGGGACTTAACGGAGAATGATCGGAAACAAATCTACGAAAGAAATATAGATTTAGCGAAATCACAAATGGAAGAGCAAAATGCGGATGTTTTGCCGTCTTTGACTGTGGAAgatatttccaaaaaggGAACATTTTATGATATCGCTATTACTCGTGCAAACAATAAAGATATAAGTGAGAGAATTGTTGATACCAATGGACTTGTCTATGTAAATGCATTGAAGGAAATGCCATTTTTGTCAACGAAATATTACAAATATCTTCCTTTATTCAACAGTTGTTTAACCAATCTTGCTGGAACAACAGAGACATCCATTACTGATCTTGAAACTAAAATTCAATTAGTTACTGGTGGGATCTCTTTCAGCCACAAGATATCACCTGATCCCTATAATATAAACCTGATGAAATTACACTACCTGTTAGGTGGTGTAgctttgaaagaaaatgcTGCCAATATTTACCAATTATGGCGTGAAATTTTACAAGATACTCGTTtcagtgatgatgatgatgttttggATAAACTTAACACTTTAATCAAAAACATGGGCCAAAACCAAATTAACGCAGTTGCTGATAGTGGCCATTCATATGCGTGTGGGGTTAGTAATTCCAAAATCACACCTGCAAAGTACATCAGGGAAGTTACCGGAGGATTGGACCAAGTTCAATTTGTTATGGAAATGAATAGAAATCTCGAAAGTAAAGGAAAAGACTATTTGAGGGACGAAGTTTTGCCAATATTGAGATCCGTGAAGGAGGCTATCTTGCAAggtgatttcaaatacaGAGTAGTTGGAGACCTCGAAACGGTGAAAGAGAATGAAACCTTGATTGGCAAGTTTGATGAGCAAATATCATCTTCGACAACTATACCTCCTACAACTGATGGTCTTGACTCATTACTTGAATCTTTCAAGTACAACCACGCCTCGGAAAAGCAGTTGGTTAATCTCCCATTCCAAGTAGGTTACTCATGTTTGGCCAAAAAGGGTACATCATTCTCATCCAAAGAAGGTGCTGCTTTGCAAATCCTATCCCAATTGTACACATTCAAAAACTTACACTCCAAAATTAGAGAAGCCAATGGTGCTTATGGAGGTGGTTTGACTTATGATGGATTAGGAGGAACTCTTGACTTTTACTCCTATAGAGACCCTAATCCAATCAAATCTATTCGGACATTTGAAGAATCGTTTGCATATGGACTCGATGCTCAATGGACTGAAAAGGATTTAACAGAGGCCAAATTGAGAGTATTTCAAAGTATAGATGCACCTATTAACATTGCAAGTCAAGGTGcaactcaattttttgaaggTATAAATGATGATCTAAGACAGGAAAGAAGAGAGAATTTCCTTAGCACCACTATTCAAGATTTGCAACATGTAACGCAAAATTACCTTGTCAACAACCCCgacaattttgcaacagtCATTGGTGATAAGGAATTGTTTAAAGTTGACAACAGCTGGAACATTAAAAATCTCAAACTATAG
- a CDS encoding Erv25 component of COPII-coated vesicles: protein MQSLFNFALIFSFIACVINALHIEVPAVPRPEPVCIRDFVQENQMVVVNINTDGYKGDGQRLDLTIVDSVGNSYATRKDIVGKIKIAFTSHNNAAIDICFYNYQEQQWKKHGSREASVRLIELEVESGAAARDWNALQASEKLKPVEVELKKVESLTGEIVQELQYLKRREERMRDTNESTNSRVKWFSIIVIFSLVGFGVWQIQYLRHYFKVKHII, encoded by the coding sequence ATGCAGTCCctattcaattttgcattgattttttcattcataGCATGCGTAATCAATGCTTTGCACATTGAGGTTCCTGCAGTGCCACGTCCTGAACCAGTTTGTATTCGTGATTTCGTTCAGgaaaatcaaatggttGTGGTTAATATCAACACCGATGGGTACAAAGGAGATGGACAAAGATTGGATTTGACCATTGTTGACTCGGTGGGTAACCTGTATGCCACAAGAAAAGATATTGTTGGTAAAATCAAGATTGCATTCACTTCTCATAATAATGCTGCCATTGATATTTGCTTTTACAACTACCAAGAACAACAGTGGAAGAAACATGGCTCAAGAGAAGCTTCTGTAAGGTTGATTGAGTTAGAAGTGGAAAGTGGAGCTGCTGCAAGAGATTGGAACGCTTTACAAGCtagtgaaaaattgaaaccagtGGAGGtagagttgaaaaaggtTGAGAGTTTGACTGGTgaaattgttcaagaattgCAATATTTGAAGAGGAGAGAGGAGAGAATGAGAGACACAAATGAGTCGACAAACTCAAGGGTCAAATGGTTCTCTATCATTGTCATATTCTCATTGGTTGGATTTGGAGTCTGGCAAATTCAATACTTGAGACACTATTTCAAAGTGAAACATATTATCTAG
- a CDS encoding Oac1 mitochondrial inner membrane transporter: MSQPESKLKIPHEVHLKKPIVRETPKNNAQKVTTLGGFIAGGVAACGAVTFTNPIELVKTRMQLQGELSKSTGQAKLYKNPLQAFSTIYKHEGIRGLQQGLLCGYFYQLGLNGCRIGLYEPSRYYITRLLTPSKIQDGHVPQNLFINVIAGFVSGSAGAVLASPFFLVKTRMQSYSKTGAVGQQTYYSGAWDGLSSIYKTEGFKGLYRGVDAAILRTGAGSAAQLPVYNLTKNFVLKHDLAKDNTLLLHFISASMAGLGVAIVMNPWDVVLTRMYNQKGNLYKGPLDCFRKTIAIEGPMALYKGFWAQLFRVGPHSILTLIFMEHCMNAMVKIERRLGLAPV; encoded by the coding sequence ATGAGTCAACCAGAATCGAAACTAAAGATACCCCATGAGGTTCACTTAAAAAAACCTATTGTTAGAGAAACTCCCAAAAATAATGCACAAAAAGTCACAACTTTGGGTGGTTTTATCGCGGGTGGTGTGGCTGCATGCGGGGCAGTTACATTCACTAATCCTATCGAGTTGGTCAAAACAAGGATGCAACTACAAGGCGAGCTCTCTAAGCTGACAGGGCAAGCCAAGCTATACAAAAACCCACTTCAAGCTTTTTCAACTATATACAAACACGAGGGAATTCGAGGATTGCAACAAGGATTACTTTGTGGGTACTTTTACCAACTTGGTTTGAATGGCTGTAGAATTGGACTTTATGAGCCCAGTCGATACTATATTACCAGGCTACTTACGCCCTCGAAAATTCAAGATGGTCATGTGCCACAAAATTTATTCATAAATGTTATAGCCGGGTTTGTATCTGGTTCGGCTGGTGCAGTTTTGGCATCTCCATTCTTTTTAGTGAAAACAAGGATGCAGTCGTATTCTAAGACTGGTGCCGTTGGACAACAAACATATTACAGTGGAGCATGGGATGGGTTGTCACTGATCTATAAAACAGAAGGTTTCAAAGGGTTGTACCGAGGCGTGGATGCTGCCATATTGAGAACCGGTGCTGGATCGGCAGCGCAATTACCAGTTTACAATTTGACCAAAAACTTCGTATTGAAACACGACCTTGCAAAAGACAACACGCTATTATTACATTTCATAAGTGCGTCGATGGCTGGACTAGGCGTGGCAATTGTAATGAATCCATGGGACGTTGTTTTGACAAGAATGTACAACCAGAAAGGAAACTTGTACAAGGGCCCTTTGGATTGTTTCAGGAAAACAATTGCTATCGAAGGTCCAATGGCGTTATATAAGGGTTTCTGGGCTCAATTGTTCAGAGTTGGCCCCCATAGTATTTTGACATTGATATTCATGGAGCACTGTATGAATGCAATGGTCAAAATCGAGCGCAGGCTTGGGTTGGCACCAGTTTGA
- a CDS encoding Mrpl39 protein (S. cerevisiae homolog MRPL39 is structural constituent of mitochondrial large ribosomal subunit) codes for MAKAKANTTMIKMVSTALTGYEKWFRIPRSARKLNLILYDPRAQRHCLFKEDRKRKIAELPPKDYARRHR; via the coding sequence ATGGCTAAGGCAAAAGCAAATACCACCATGATCAAAATGGTGTCTACTGCATTAACTGGATATGAAAAATGGTTTAGGATACCCAGAAGTGCTAGGAAGTTGAACTTGATTTTATATGATCCAAGAGCTCAAAGACATTGTCTATTTAAAGAAGATAGAAAGAGGAAAATTGCAGAATTACCACCCAAGGATTATGCTAGAAGACATCGCTAA
- a CDS encoding Mub1 protein (S. cerevisiae homolog MUB1 has role in protein monoubiquitination, regulation of cell budding) produces the protein MRDSNYRAISSNKAAVTITTSLYDRRALDVTSDKPLVNSLNYLTYLVSSSAKVRDTLSVDGGIERLIEILHECHNCQRFINDNGDKQVLTAWKWTLAFQCLVLVGTRGTEKIRQKVVRAGILPIIATVLDNYLTLHEQVFLHTTTQNQQPTQQSSQQSQQLEHRHDASNDFTQQYDSRIQRPFQANLNQENPDGDTINPSVLQDTTIGGDLSNTTFVPVPNSLYYDQFSTAAAALESTSATTYSADNLVSAGITIDNIRHEDVEHSSLENLFQLLRTSSLNDGNGNDDNDKGNFLHRLPIYSEVKRNFVVLNILGRLRETKEADIFEEGFVNDCEFDMDSNLQFLSELYMRDMNINSSTGPKAAVRSFTKTGVVIPKDDDIVWSLQLLAYISKYPYLKEILQNTHLVLDMSIRDKQLKMYLENQIRLKVKKSLSIGSRPIIRPRSRKPRLTYLKKFNPSASNSPQMLNSLNDDNLILKDDKFSLCDTEYEDSQDISRVELGKSANGEVVEEEIDDVEEENDDDVYNGKDHSDGDSVEDFSDSSEGTFKETNERVNLMTSLYEKIVACESVDNEFSRKIKLYQLNGKLSRLVDEESKRLSTTIIEQRLIKKEFLKRKWDYEEYKYFDIDEFDEDKDESLSEYKRVNLFPLVEKFTFLSGTDMYYWSGVIMRNSCRRNDHKGGVRQCGNLDCGKWEKYPREFSKCRRCKRTKYCSRDCQMKAWHCHRNWCIPSSSSSSTSNQTSTSVPSHQHNQDDAMTTGRINTLSDDPGSQAGSEGGNEEGQESPRESS, from the coding sequence ATGCGTGATTCCAACTACAGAGCCATTTCGAGTAACAAAGCGGCAGTTACGATAACTACAAGTCTTTATGATAGACGAGCGTTGGATGTAACTTCAGACAAACCTTTAGTTAACTCACTAAATTATCTCACATACTTGGTAAGCTCATCGGCAAAAGTCCGCGATACACTATCGGTTGATGGAGGGATTGAGAGgttgattgaaatattgCACGAGTGTCATAACTGCCAGAGGTTTATTAACGACAACGGGGATAAACAAGTTTTGACTGCTTGGAAATGGACATTAGCTTTTCAATGCTTAGTACTTGTCGGAACCAGAGGCACGGAGAAGATTAGACAAAAAGTGGTAAGAGCGGGTATCCTACCAATCATTGCAACTGTATTAGACAACTACTTGACATTACACGAACAAGTTTTTTTGCATACTACTACACAAAATCAGCAGCCCACACAGCAGCTGTCCCAGcaatcacaacaacttGAACATAGACATGACGCATCTAACGACTTTACCCAACAATATGATTCGCGCATTCAACGTCCATTTCAAGCTAATCTCAATCAGGAAAACCCAGATGGCGATACAATAAACCCGTCGGTATTACAAGATACTACGATCGGAGGggatttatcaaatacGACTTTTGTACCCGTACCCAACAGCTTATACTATGATCAATTTCTGACCGCCGCAGCCGCCTTGGAATCTACATCAGCTACTACCTACTCAGCCGACAATCTCGTTTCTGCTGGTATAACCATAGATAATATTAGAcatgaagatgttgaacACTCAAGTCTCGAGAATTTGTTCCAACTTCTTCGAACCTCGTCACTCAATGATGGTAATGGAAATGATGACAATGACAAGGGCAATTTCCTCCATCGCTTACCTATTTATTCTGAAGTAAAACGAAATTTTGTCGTATTGAATATCTTGGGTAGACTTCGAGAGACTAAAGAAGCGGATATTTTCGAAGAAGGGTTTGTCAATGATTGTGAGTTTGATATGGATAGCAACCTCCAATTTTTGTCAGAGTTGTATATGCGTGATATGAacatcaacagcagcaCAGGACCAAAAGCAGCAGTACGATCATTCACAAAGACTGGGGTGGTCATACCCAAGGATGATGATATCGTTTGGTCTTTACAACTACTAGCATATATATCAAAGTATCCTTACCTCAAggaaattttacaaaacaCTCATTTAGTTTTGGACATGAGTATACGtgataaacaattgaagatgtatCTTGAGAATCAGATCCGATTAAAAGTGAAAAAGTCCCTTAGTATTGGATCAAGACCCATTATTAGGCCAAGATCGAGAAAACCCAGACTTACTTACCTAAAAAAGTTCAATCCAAGTGCTTCGAACTCGCCGCAGATGTTGAATTCCTTGAACGATGACAACTTGATTCTTAAAGACGACAAGTTTTCATTGTGTGACACGGAATACGAGGACAGCCAAGATATCAGTCGTGTTGAACTTGGCAAAAGCGCAAATGGGGAGGTCGTTGAGGAGGAAATTGACGATGTAGAGGAAGAAAATGACGATGATGTCTACAACGGTAAAGACCATTCTGACGGAGATCTGGTTGAAGACTTTTCGGATTCAAGTGAAGGCACTTTTAAGGAAACCAACGAACGGGTTAATCTAATGACGAGTTTGtatgaaaaaattgttgcatgTGAGTCGGTCGATAATGAATTTTCACGGAAGATCAAGCTATATCAATTGAACGGAAAGTTGAGTCGATTGGTCGACGAAGAGAGCAAGAGGTTGTCGACTACGATCATTGAACAGAGGCTAATAAAAAAGGAGTTTCTTAAGCGCAAGTGGGATTACGAAGAGTACAAGTACTTTGATATTGACGAGTTTGATGAAGACAAGGATGAATCGTTGAGTGAATACAAAAGAGTCAATTTGTTCCCACTTGTTGAGAAATTTACATTTTTATCAGGTACTGATATGTATTACTGGTCAGGGGTGATTATGAGAAATTCCTGCCGCCGAAATGATCACAAAGGTGGTGTTCGTCAATGTGGGAATTTGGATTGTGGTAAGTGGGAGAAATATCCACGcgaattttcaaaatgtcGCAGATGTAAACGAACAAAGTATTGCTCAAGGGATTGTCAAATGAAGGCATGGCATTGTCATCGAAATTGGTGCATTCCCAGTTCATCTAGTAGTAGTACTAGTAACCAAACATCAACCTCAGTGCCTCTGCATCAACACAATCAAGACGACGCAATGACTACTGGACGAATTAATACCCTATCTGATGATCCTGGAAGTCAAGCAGGGAGTGAAGGAGGCAATGAAGAAGGACAAGAAAGCCCTCGGGAACTGTCCTAA